One Coleofasciculus chthonoplastes PCC 7420 genomic region harbors:
- a CDS encoding cation diffusion facilitator family transporter, whose product MSQLYKKGLYLEYFTVGYNILEAVVSILLGAINNSIALIGFGLDSIVESLSGCILIWRLSQHQNLTPESEAKIERQATQFVAITFFLMAGYIGFESLRKLINQDVPEPSFMGILLALLSLMIMPLLAWQKNKVGKQLNSKALIADAKETLVCSFLSVALLLGLVGNYWFSFWQADPFAGFIIVFYLIKEGWEVWEEAHESDVD is encoded by the coding sequence ATGAGCCAGCTTTATAAAAAAGGACTTTATTTAGAATATTTTACGGTTGGCTATAACATCCTTGAAGCCGTTGTTTCTATTCTTTTAGGCGCGATTAATAATAGTATTGCATTAATTGGATTTGGACTCGATAGTATTGTTGAATCCTTATCAGGATGTATTTTAATTTGGCGTCTCAGCCAGCATCAAAACCTAACACCGGAATCTGAAGCTAAAATTGAGCGACAAGCTACCCAGTTTGTGGCAATTACATTTTTCTTAATGGCTGGGTATATTGGATTTGAATCGCTGAGGAAGTTAATTAACCAAGATGTTCCAGAGCCATCATTTATGGGTATACTTCTGGCTCTACTTTCATTGATGATTATGCCCCTGTTGGCATGGCAAAAAAATAAAGTTGGCAAACAACTCAATAGTAAAGCGCTGATTGCCGATGCCAAAGAAACATTGGTGTGTTCCTTTCTTTCGGTGGCATTACTTTTAGGGTTAGTGGGGAATTACTGGTTTAGCTTTTGGCAAGCTGATCCGTTTGCCGGATTTATTATCGTATTTTATTTGATTAAAGAAGGCTGGGAAGTTTGGGAAGAGGCTCACGAATCTGATGTTGACTGA